The Filimonas lacunae genomic sequence ACTTTGCTGCGTTCTTATTATACTATGTAATCCGGTACAGGCGCGATGTGGTGATGGAAAACCTGCGCACCGCTTTTCCGGAAAAATCAGCGGAAGAGCTTACCCGCATTTCTAAAAAATTCTATAGAAATTTCACAGATAATTTTATTGAAGCAATTAAGCTGTTTTCTATATCTGCTAAAGAAGTAGACAAGCGGTTTAAGGTCGATTACAGCGCTTTGCATGAAGCGTTTAAAACCGGCCAGAAAGCGCAGATACACCTGGCGCATTTTTTTAACTGGGAGGTGGCAAATATCGCCTTTAGCATTCACAACCCTTTTCAGCAACTGGTGGTGTACATGCCTATTAAAAACCAGGTAATGGAAAGGTTGTTCCGGCATTTACGTATGCGCTTTGGCGGCGGCTTAATTGCAGCTACCAATTATCGTAAAGAGATATTGCCTTATTTGCGTAAGCAACATTGTTTAATACTGGTAGCTGACCAAAGCGCAGGTGCGGCAGACCATAGCTACTGGCTGCCTTTTTTTGGAAAGATGACGCCTTTTGTTACCGGTCCGGAAAAAGGATCACGCTTAAGCAATGCTGCGGTATTGATGGGCAGTATACAGAAAGTAAAACGTGGTTATTACCAGGCTTCTATTAAGTTATATACTACCACGCCAAAGGAGTTGCCGGATGGTGAAATAACAAAAGCGCTGGCACATTATATTGAAGACCGTATTCGCGAACAGCCCGAAAACTATTTGTGGAGTCACCGCAGATGGAAGAAGGTTTACGACGAGCAAAGACATGGGCACCTGGTTATATAACAGGTGCTTTTTTTATGCTTACAGGCTTAGGCACTTCCTTTCTCGCCCCGGCTGAGTTTTCTTATTTCTACAAAACGGCTAAGGCCACTTTTATTGGTAAATTGAAACAGTGCATGCTGGTGTTTGAGTAAAAAGCGGAATAAAGGCCATACAAAGCGGCCTTCTGCTTTTTTCGCAAACAGGCTTACCAGGTTGCTGTAAAAATCAGTATAGGTGTTGCGGGTTTGTTCTACTGCCGCAATAGCCTTCATCCAGTTCAGTTGCTTTTGAAAATCGCGGAAGCGTTTATCTGCCTTACGGGAAGCTACGTTTTTAGGCATAATGGTTTGAGTAACCGTTTTGCTATGTTGCCTGTATAAAGTTAATGGCTCGTTTACATAGGCAATGCCGCTGTTGGCTGCCGCCACTACTGCCAGCCATATATCGTGTGGTATAGGCGTAGGGATGGGAAACGCTTTTTGCAGCAGCTGTTTATTTACCAGCATAGCATGCCCCCACACCACATTGCTGAATACAAAGCCACGGGTATCGCTACCGCTGTACATGCGGTACATATGCGATAACTGTTTGTTCATACTTTGCGCCTGTTCGTTCACCAGCAAGCTGTCGGAGTAACTCAGCAACACGCCTGTTTGTACTATTTGTTGTACCAGCTTCTCCACTTTTTCGGGCAACCATATATCGTCCTGATCGCAAAAGGCCAGGTAATCGCCTTTTGCCTGTAGCGCAGCCTGTTCAAAATTTTTGGTATATCCTTTATTAGTATCGTTATATATCAGTTGCACCCTGCTGTCGCCTGCAAAAGTGTTGAGTATTGCGCGGGTGTTATCGGTAGAAGCATCATCGGCTATAATAATCTCCAGCGGTGCATAGGTTTGTTGTAACAGGGACTGTATTTGCGCTGCAACAAAATCGGCACCGTTGTAAGTACATACTATAATAGACACCAGGGGCTGCATGTTAGATATTATTTTTTATTGAGTAATTGCTGGTATAACTGCCAGTATTGGTCGGCCGCATTTTTCCATTGAAACAACTGTGATCTTTCGAACAGTTGCTGCGCATGCTGTTCTGCATTAGCAGCATGGGCCTCAATAGTGTGGAGTGCCAGAGCCGACATGTCGGCTGCTTCGTACG encodes the following:
- a CDS encoding lysophospholipid acyltransferase family protein, with the translated sequence MYYIVFGILYLFSLLPFRVLYLFSDFAAFLLYYVIRYRRDVVMENLRTAFPEKSAEELTRISKKFYRNFTDNFIEAIKLFSISAKEVDKRFKVDYSALHEAFKTGQKAQIHLAHFFNWEVANIAFSIHNPFQQLVVYMPIKNQVMERLFRHLRMRFGGGLIAATNYRKEILPYLRKQHCLILVADQSAGAADHSYWLPFFGKMTPFVTGPEKGSRLSNAAVLMGSIQKVKRGYYQASIKLYTTTPKELPDGEITKALAHYIEDRIREQPENYLWSHRRWKKVYDEQRHGHLVI
- a CDS encoding glycosyltransferase family 2 protein; the encoded protein is MQPLVSIIVCTYNGADFVAAQIQSLLQQTYAPLEIIIADDASTDNTRAILNTFAGDSRVQLIYNDTNKGYTKNFEQAALQAKGDYLAFCDQDDIWLPEKVEKLVQQIVQTGVLLSYSDSLLVNEQAQSMNKQLSHMYRMYSGSDTRGFVFSNVVWGHAMLVNKQLLQKAFPIPTPIPHDIWLAVVAAANSGIAYVNEPLTLYRQHSKTVTQTIMPKNVASRKADKRFRDFQKQLNWMKAIAAVEQTRNTYTDFYSNLVSLFAKKAEGRFVWPLFRFLLKHQHALFQFTNKSGLSRFVEIRKLSRGEKGSA